tatTACTCTCACGCAGTATTGGACAGATTTAAGCCGGTACTACCGGCTAATTTTTCAGTACACATTTTTACGTAATTATctgcagaaaattacattttccaactcagaaaaatctattgagtccaaatattatatttaaattttctaattaacattctaaatttttgaacctattctagacaattaaattattttaattaaacagTTAATTAATTGCGATTCTTACAATtggattaataataaaaaaacaaacaacaaTTAGTGAACAATAGTAAAATAATTCCTTCATAGTGATATTATTTATAGAGATGGaagaaaaaattcatattaatatAGTAAATCTTGCTTGGATTACTTTAATGGTTGTTttcacatttttcttttctcttagtATGGGGAGGAAGTGGACTTCAAAAGTACGACTAATTGGGGTAGGAGATCCAGCTATATCAATTGTTTTCTAACTGGGTTATTAAATTTTTCTATTGAATATTCTTTATTTCATTTCCTTTTAATTAATACCATACCAATTCTTTTAATTCAAATATATCCACATTTCGTAAGTCTATTTTATTTGAGTGGTGTAATGTAATCAATGCATAATACAAACAAAATAATCTATCAATTatccaatagtaaaatttattaaaatttctaTTTGGATAAATTGGCTCTTACCaaagttatatataaaaaatgagtaACTGTAAACTCCCCCCCCCTTAAcacctctttttccttttttccccttttttcaaACGAATTCATCTTTCGAACCATATCTCATCCCGTATGTGATGAAATAGGATGAATTGAGACAGTATTTTGTAAATACGTAATTATCTTGAATATATCAACCATTTATTTACTTTTCGATTATccgaaaagaacaaaaaaaacatCTTGTTCTTTTTCAACAATTTCTGATATCTAGTAGACTTCTCAGTAGGATTCGAACCCAGATGCagttttaagaaaaaaaagaacaataGGCTCTTATAGAATTGCCAAAAAATTCTTCGATTTCTTCTGAAAGCAGATGATTATTCATCTGCTTCTCACATTCTATGAATAGTCGACACATTGAAGAATATCCAAAGAGACATTTAGAGAATCGCTTTGATTCTATTTATGTTCGTTCCGTTTGAAGAAAGGAAGAATCCAAACAAAGAATCaatctttcttttagttgtatcTCTTTGATTGGTCAATGTATGATATTCCAAACCCTCGTTTCTAATGAAATTTCTGGATTGATCAAAAGATCCTTTTAATTGGCTAAAATCCGTTTGAATGAAACTAGATCTCGTGAAATCATATTGACTATTTGATGATACATTCCATACCTTGCTAAAATATCAATCTTTGTTTACCAACCACACATTATCTAATCAAATCCAATTTTCTCTCGATATGCTCCTCAAAATCCGATTCGCGCGAATTCTTCCCCCAACTAGCGAAGAGATCTTGGCAGAGTTGCCACGTGAAATTGAGCACCATTTTGCAAAAAAAATAGCCCGCTTATTTCTCAAAAAGAAATGGAAAACATGCTCAATATCATTTGATTGAGCACCCGTGTAACGTCGCCCTATATTCCAATTCCACGACAGACAATCGATGTGTATCAATGATGTCAAAAGGGCGGTAATAGTATTTGGGGGAGCACAGGAATTGCATAAATACTCCCGGTAGAGTAAATTTTATTTGTCTGTTCTCCAGAGGTTACTGTAGAATTTATAAATATAACAACAAATTGTAACAACAACAAAGGGGAGGGGGGAAAACGATCGGTGTACAAATCAACGAGGGAAAAAAAAACTGTTTTCTagaaggaaacaaaaaaaaaaggctatGCATTACCCAAGTTACCTCAGTTACAGATGCCTCGAGTCTTCTGCTGCCTAACTTTGCAGGACACTGGACCAAGAAGATCGCGGCGTGCCTTTTGTTTTCATTAAAAGAGTTGGTTTGATATTTACTTCATAATCTTCCAACTGCAAGCTCAAGGAATCGCTGTCGCACAATGTTAGCGCTAATGATTGACCAACAGTTTTTGTATAGTCATCCTGAAGGCTGATGTAGTCAGTAAGTTCTCCTTCAAGATCATCACTCAGATCACGTTGCCCTGGAATAACTACGATTCCAGCTTCAGAAACATTAATCGGAACAGAAGCAAAGTAACGCCCTCTGCTGTTACTATTACTCTGATCTCCAgatctcttccttttctttcccttttgtTTTTCGGGATGATGAAGCTTGCATCTGGTTCCTTTCGTACAGGTGCCCGTTGCTTGAAAAGTAGGACAGATACAACTGTGCTTCTTCCTACACTGATCATACATGAGCAAGCGAGTATTAGTCTCCGGTCATTTATGCACACAAATTTTTCGAAGAACAGTCAGCAGAGCCTAGAGTACAGAAaagattataattaaataaacaagaTTACACTTAGCAGTATTACTCCATTAGGATTAGCAATCCAACACAAACAGTGCAACAGGCTGCAACTGACTAGTCAATATGAAATTCTACTCAATGAACCCAAGTTGACATTAGAACCCTATGGCCTATACCCTACATAAATACAATGAACCACCGGATCATATCCATATTCTGCTAGTTGAAATGGAAATTCATACGCAAAGAAATGGATATTCTAGCAAAATGAGGAACAAATTAAATATTCAATATTatccagaaaacaaaattaattatgttGGTTAATACCTCATTCCCATCAGCACAATAACCCTTGAGAAATCCTTCACAAACAGAAGCCTTAGGGTTCACATTGACATGTCTATATGGGCAATTTCGGTTTGTGCATAAGCCTGCCATGAAAGTCGTCAGAATTATAACTTCCTTTGGAAGGAAAAAGACGAATTATATCAAAGATTACTTTCTAATAACCTTGCAGAAAATAAGAACAATCTGGCATTCTCTCTGGTATAACCTGCACAAGTGATTAACTTCAGTTTAGAGACAGGAGTAAATGCAGTAGATAACATTCAATGTCTTGGACTTGCTGCTATAACAAAACCTTATGAGTCAATTTGCAGCTGGGAGTAGAACATAAACCATTCAGGAACTTAGTACAGACAGCAATTTTTGAGGGATCATGAACATAAGGGCATTTCCCACCCTCCTTGTTACATTTCCCAAATCTTGTAAAAAACTGACAATACTTCTGCTTTCGAGCCAACCGTTGCCTGGCAGTATGCAAGCTCCATCTAACTTTTTCATTTGCCAATTTTCGAGTTCGTTTTTTTGGGTCTCTGATAAGCTGATTACCATTTCCAATTCGGACATATCTGTGAAAATTGATTCAGCATAGCAAGATCAATAACACTGCAGGACTTGGCATTATACAAATATTTTCCCTTTGGCTGCTTTTAAGCTAAGACAACCAACACTGACGAAATTCAAAATACTATAGGTATAAAAGCCAGTGCATAATAAGAGGGAACATACTCATCATTTCCAATCACCAATCTCCTAGGAATGTAAGCTCTTTTCACAACCAAGCCCGAATCAGCAGTGGCAGACGACAGGGATTCATCATCTACAAAAAGAATTGTAAGTGAAACATTGTAAGACCAAGTAATAGGATCTATTAACTGCTAGAGAAAAACAGCAGACTTATCCACAGAATATAATGACAAAAGAATGGGAAGCTGAACAGAAATGGAAGAACATTCATAATGGTCAATCCCATATTGGAAACAAAAGAAAGCTTAATGATTCCACACCTCACATTGCATAAACAAGAAATCAACTACAAACAAACTAAATGGTGTGGAGTATTTTACATAAGATAAgcaataaaaaaattgagaacaTTTCAAGAATATACAGGCAGGGCATATGTACACAGCCATGACAACATATGGGGTGAGTAATTCCAAattttgaacccatgaccaacaAGTCACAAGGCATCAAGGCTTATATGTTTGGATTTTTCTTTCTGCACCTTTACCATCATAtagacattaaaataaaaaaagggtaGCCCAGTGCACAAGCATTCCACATTAACGGAGGGTCCAGAAAAGGGTCATACCCAAAGGGTATAATGTACACAGCCTAACCTGTTAATTACATCAGTGGCTGTTTACACGGATTGAACCCGTGACCTTAAGGTCACACAGAGATAACACAACCATTGCTCCAAGGCTCCACTTCTATAGTATAGACATTAAGTTAATCAAAATGAGTCATAATGCTAACAGGTAATTCACTGCAAATGTTCAACTAGGGAACACATCTTTGGGAGAGGAAATAGGTCAGAGTCTTTTAGACATGCCTCGCCTATAATGCTATTTCAAAGGCTATTCATTATTGAAGTTGAAAAGAAACTAGCAAGCATTGCTTAGCTGAtgcaattaaattttttgttctaaGGAGCATCCATCATCCTTTCATTCAGTTCTTAATCTATCCCACAATGTTTTTTCATTGTGCTTAGAAGAATCTTGAAAACTGTCATACCACAATTTGTCCTTCAGCAGTCTGAGGCACCGTATTTCCAAATTACGGTTTTCATCATTCATGGCTTCAACAAAAGCCAGACAGCTTAAATATGATTCTTGGTCCCTATAAATATAGGTCATTTTGATTTTAATCTCTCTTTCcacttctctctttctttttttgtgcTTTTAGTCTTCATCATTAATAGCTTCGATCATTATATTTCATTAAAAAATGATTTTAGTTTGTACAAATATAATAAGTGACCTATAAATATCCCTGCAAATGCTTCATTGAGCCTAGGGGCGTATCATGTTTTTGGTGGACTGAAAAGTATGAAAGGACACACAAGGTTCAAGTAAAATGGTTCTCACAGAAATCCTGACCACCTGAAATCCTCTGAAGTGTGCGCCTGGAAGGATCCATTTTGTAGCGAACTGAACCAATACGGAATATACGTTCTACAAAATCAACCCATTACTTTCAGCCAGTaaggaaaaacaaagataaaTAGAACACAGAGCATAAATAAGCTTTAATAGCACGTTAAACAAATAGTCTGCAGCTTTATGATATGACAAACTCTCATGGAAAGAATGTTTCCTACTATTTGCATGGGAACCAACGCAAGCTGCACCTTTTTGCTCTCTCTTTTTCCTCTCTACTGCAGCAACAGCAAGTGTGGCCTCCTAAAATGATGATGAGAAACTGTTAAGTTCACTGACTAAGAAAGATCTATTTGCATAAAGTAAAATATACCAAAAGCCAAACTAACCTCATTAGCTTGCTTTGAGTTCTTCTCAATGGATTTGGACCATTTTAAACTAGACCCACCAACACTTAATACCTTGGATTTCCAAAGAGAAAACCCACGGGTTGACCTAGTGTAAACAGTATCCATCTTTCTGAAATGAAGCATTTTCTTactaaaataaaacagaaatcaAAAGTTTGCAATTTTGGGCTGCTGGTTGCACACAACCCAAAGCAGGAGAAACAAAGCAAACATAAATGAAGGAGTATCAAATGCTGAGTACCTAACTGCTGATAAGAAGGTACTATTGGAACATGAAGCAGAATTATGAATGACGCTTCTTAAATATGTTGGTCTTTTCCATGGAAATAACTGAGGCAAAACCCTTTGAGAATGCCATGAATTATGGCCATTTTTAGGTGACTTTTTGCCACATAATGTCCAGACTAATGAGGCTCTTAAAGATTTGAATGATCTCCCAGCAACTGAAAAGGATAAAGTTAAGTCTCAGCTCTAACCATGAATAAAGGGAAATAAAGCTATTATATGGAATAGCACCAACAGCTCAAAATTCCTCAGCCAACAGTGAGTCACAGCAAGGGCTGGGAATGGAGAAATCACTCCACCATAAGCTCAAACGAATAGACTCAAGACATGCAGAGATATAACATAAACACAAGCAAAcaacgaaataaaataaaaagctcTAAAAGTTAGGCTCAGGACATATAGAAAATTGTGAAGCTGATATTGGAAGAAAATGCCATTTATGCATTCATATATAAACATATAAAAGAAGAGATGAACACAAACAGAATTCTTGTAAAACAAGGGACACATTTCTAGCAGGTACAAACTAATGGATAGATGCATATAGCAAGCAGTTCAGTGtacttttaaattattatattttaaacagcAAACAGTATTCAACTGAATACATGATATGCATCTACTGCAGCCCCAATCCAAAAGTTATATATTTCCCAACGATGGTATGAGATTCAAAAGAGCAAAAATTATATGGATATGAATTAGGCAAAATAATAAGTTCTCCACCTATACCTTTATGTAACTGCCTCTTACTAAGCTTTCTGTTGCAAAGCACCTTACAAGACCCCTGACCATCAGAATCTAGAGTGGCTTTCGGCACTGCAACAGTCTGGTTCATATTCCTAACTAACTGATTTTTGCACCTCTTGTAGTAGCCTTCAGAGAAGGCTGTTTGGGACTTCTCATCACGAGAATTTGAAGTCGCTACCAACTGATTTGTTTTGGGCTTTGTATATACAATTCTCTTGGTGCTGAAAGAAGAAATGTGTCCATCATTTGCTTCAACTTGGTTCTCCAGCTTACTCAGTGGACTACTTTGATTATCAGGAGTTTCGTACTGATTTGAATCATCTTTGGAAGAGTTTGGTGTATCATTGATATCTATCAGTTTTCTAGGATCTGATGCATTTTCATAGCAACCACTGGAAGGAGGTTCTACCAATGGGGAAGATATATTTTCCTCTGATAATGTGCCAATGGATAGTGAAGGTTTTCTCTGACTCTGCTGAGGGACCTCTGCTACTCCTGTTTTCAAGGTCAGTTGATCTGACACATCAATCCTGCTCCCAGATCTGGTACTCTTTGATAATTCATCTAAGCTCAAAGGTGACTTATTTACAGAAGAGATCTGAGTAAAAGAAACTGTAGTAGGCTGTCTTACAAGACTGTTACCTTTACGAATGTAAGAGGTATTCTGAAAGTTTCCTTTCCTATCTAGAATTTGCCTTTTGGGAAGAAATTTTCCTGGCGAAAGCTTGTTTCCAGGTAAAGAACCTTGAGAATTATTACCAGAACGTCGCCAAGTTCGAGGATTTGAGAGATGGGTTGAAGAGGCAGATGTCTTTGAATTTGACTTTGAAATGATGAACGAACGACCCTTTTGAGTTTTTGGCATGGCACCTCCAAGGGTATTTTTGCTCCCATTTTCTGAAAAATAAGAAACTGGACCATTATTTGAAACCTTGGAGTTGACTTGGGATGATTGTCGCATTAGATTCCTCTCAACTGGGTTACTATGCCCAGTTGCATTAGCTGACTTCATAATCTTATTAGTATGCTGTATTGGTGAAGTACAAGTAGGCAAATCAGAACCATGTTCAACTGCAGATATATCCCCACAATTGTTTTCATCTTGGATTGATGTACAATTTAAATTCCCTCTCTCAGGTGCTTCCGATATCCCTTGAGAACACACATCTGATGGTGCTTCAGGTGCATCCTCCTCCAAATCACCATCGGAAGGATGGGACACAATGCTCTGTTGATGAATTAAACTGTCCTTCATATCTCCCTTATTATATCCAGACGCCAAAATGTCAGTTTGCATTTGAGTGCCATTTTCTTTGCATTCACCATCCAACAATGGGAACTGAATGTCCAAGTCCTCACGAAGTGAATAAGATGCAAAATCTGAGTTCTTTAATTCAAAATGGTCAGAACTCATGGTTTCATTATTTGCATATCTAGCGTCACAAGAACCTCCAACAAAATTGTCAGACAATTTCCTACTATCCTCTGAACATGACAATGATTGTGCACTAAACAGAACATCCATGCTTGACAATGCAACTTCTTTTTCGGGTGCTTGTTTATCACTGAAAGAAACAGGAAAATCCGCACAAGATTTGGATACCACAACTGCATCACTCAACTCAGAGGTAGTCGTGACTTTGATCCCTTTAGATAATAGTGAAAGATAATTTGCATCATCAATCTCATTATCTCTAACACAAAGCTCAGCCTCTGAAAGCTCCTTTTTCCCATGTAAAGTAATGATCCCATTCAAGCACGATTCCAGGTTAGAACCTAAGCTTTGAACAGATTGATCCAAAACTTCTGAACAACATGCATCCTTCACCTTCACACTTGAGGCAGTATCCCAATCATTTGCATGGCTAACTGAATTTACAGGTTTTGGAGAAATTCCCTCCATCTTTGAGTGCAAAAACTTTGAATGAGTCCTAgcttttctctttttcatattGTTTATATCCCCTTCACCAAATCCAACAGAAAGATTAGAACTTGAAAATGGCTCTTCCTTGCCACAATTCTCAGAAGATATGGCAGCGTAACTGGGGGAAACATCCTTCACAGCATCATTAGTGATGTCAGAACACTGACCAGCGGTACCATCTTCTAAATTGACCAGTCCACTATAAGAACCCTGTGTCACAGCAATAGCATTTTGTATGCAATCTGTACCAGAGTGAATCTTAATTTTTCCTGAATTTGAAGGGGCAGACATTGCGCTGCTTGATGCAGGGTTGATCACGTCTGGATTTTCTTCCAAAATAGCATACTTGGTGATAATAGTAGGGACCATAAGTCCAAAACCAGATTCACCAGTAAGACCACATTCAGTAACTGTAAGCTTCTCTTTAGATCCTTTAAGATCACCAGAAATTAGGCCATAAACGCTACTAGCAGAGTTATATGTATTAGTGTGATCTGACTTACCAATATTGTCAGCTGAACTAAGAACGCTGTCATCTACTACATCTATAACAAACCCATTCTGTGGACATCTTACATTTGAATAATTCTCACATGATTGAGACTCTTGATTCTGACATAGCTGTTTAATATCACAACCCACATCATTGATTTTGGAAGTACTTCCATTTAATAATTCAGGAACCATGTTAGTATCTGGCATTCTACGCAAGTCATGGACAGAATTATTTGCATCTAAACACTCAGAATCAATCTTTTTAGCTTCACCAGTAGAAGCACAAGATTGAGAATTTGGAATGTTAAGGCCACTTTCAAACCTGGCGGCTCCTTTCTGAGTATCTGAATCTTCATCAGTTTCACATTCTCGTGACCTGGAATGTGGCCCCAAACTCAGCAGGGTTAGATCTCCATTTCTATCTTCAAGCAATTGATTCCGATCCTTTGATAAATTGTATGAACTATGGCCAGGCATTGACATCTTGTCTACAGTGATGTTTTTCTGCTCCAGACAAGGTTCAACTTTGTTGGGAACAGAGACAGATGAAGAACTAGGTATGACTCGATCAGGTTGCACACATCCATGAACCTTATTCACTGATCGTGAATTTGACATTGTAGATTTTGGATTTCCAACAACTTTCTTCACTACTCTCTTGACAACTTTTTTCTTCTTGACAACCCTTGGGGAGGACTTACCAGAGTGAATTTTGGTACTTCCACCTGCAACCTCATTTTTCACACTATCAGTCTCACGGGTGCAAGGTTGAGAACAAGGATTAACAACATTATTCTGTAAGCTTAAATCATTCACAGATCCAGAGCAGTCATTCACTTTGCATGATGAGCTATTCAAAGTTACAACATCCCTAGATACTTTTGCAGCTTCCAAACCAGAACAATCACTATCGGATACTGAaaccttttttctcttttctgaGGGAGTTAAATCAGCATCAGAGACAGAATTCATATTTGTATCAGTAACAACAGTCGAAGTCGAAGCGGTCACAATAGCCTTCGCAACCAGGGAATTTGATTCAAAAGAGATATCAAGTTCCACAGGACTtccttccctttcttcttgtTTCATCCCATGACCTACATGCCCACACTGCTCCTTGCCCCTGAAATCATTAGTGTTAGACTCAGCAGAATAACCAGCATTCCGTAATTGTTCAATCTCACGATTCCTATAACTTGGTTTTGCATTCTGGATCCTAAGAAGAGCACTCTTCTTTTGAACCTGTTTCTTTAGAGAAGGTCGCCATAATTCATGACCAAACTCCCTGTTGTTCCCTCTGCCACTATATCTACCCGATTCCCATCCATATTCCTCACGCGTCCCAACGCgaaaatcatcatcaacattcTTAGCAAAACCAATCTCGCCGGTCCCCAATTCGAACCGTGAATCAGGCAACTCCTTAGGTCCCCTCCTCTCATTCAACCACCTCTTGCCTTCGCCATGCCCATCTCTTCTTCCAACCCTGGGAATCTTATCCTCGAATTCCACACTATACCCGCGAACATACCCCCCGGGTTTCAAATCAATATTAATCTCCCTTGACATCGCCGGTGGCGCCCTGCCGAAGCCTCCGTTGGGCAAGTCGTGTCTGGGTGGCAAATCCCCAACGCCGCGGCGGTGGTAATTGTGGTAATTAGCATCATTACCGCTGCCGCAACCAAACTCCTCATCCTTCCTAGGGTTACCCTCATACTCATACtcaagtctccacctggagcgATCGGGATCGTATCGAATCTTTTCGGCCGGATATGCCGAGGGCGGCAGCGAGACCCCTTCACGGTGTTGGCGCAATTCACTGTCAAGATCAACGGGGGTATAATTCCTCGGAAGGAGACAGTCGGGAGCGATCCTACGGCCAGGGTTAGGGTCCCAGCGTGTTTCAGTGTCGAAACGAGGAAAATTGCGGCGGGGGAAAGGATCGCCCGGGAGGATTCGGCTGGCAATCCTGGGGGATTGGGAAAATGGCTGATTGTGGTTGTTGGAGATTGGGTGTTCTTCTTGGAAGGGACGATTAGGGTAGTTAGGGGAATTGAATTGGGGGAATTGGTTTTGATGGGATGGCGGGTGGTTGTTATTGGGGGCATAAGGAGGCGGAGGAGGAGGTGTGCGGATGGTGCGATAGCGGAGGGGTTGTGCTTGGGGAGGAGGGGCTGGCGGAGTGGGGAGGGACGGGGGCGGAGGGGGCGGCGGAGGGAGGTGGCTGTGGTTGTGATGAGGAGGGGGAGGGGCGTACCTAGTGTGGTTGGTGTTGTTGTCGTCGTTGTTGTGATCATGGtggctgtggtggtggtggtggacgTAGTGGGAGTGGTGTTGGTCCATGACAGTTGATAAAGGATGGTAGTGGTACTCTGCGACCAAGTGGGGGATTGGTGGCGGCGGAGATTGGATCGATATCACCCTGCGTGTGTTAGTTAACTTGCAAGGCTCTCCTTTGCTGGATCCAACAACGGCGTTTCCGTGATTTTTGTTTGGAATTGTCGCTCCGGCTGCTTCGGCTGCTTCAGAGTGAATAATTATACAGTAGCCCCACACATCTAAATCTTTTGgcaattaaattcaatgaaattGACTCAAATCTAACAAAACTTGATGTGCGTTCAAAATCAAGCCGTGTTTTTTTATTTCGTATTTTTCCCGTATGCCTCCTTCTATTAATGttactatttctattttttttctcttctttttcatatattattatagttatttttttttaatttttataatttttttgttttattttttaaaaaagaataaaacaaaaaatataaaagaatgaaataaataagaataaataaaaaaataaaagatgagataaaaaatgaaaaagatttttaaatggtacataatttataaaaaaaaaatagtactaaaattctttaataatagcacataatttttttattttgacaaaatatagaaatatttttttaattttgtacttttttatcttattattcttcttcgtttctttcttcttttcttttctcttttgctcttattttttcttttaagaacaTTATTTCTTATATTAGCCTTGAATGAACATGTCTATATCATATTATAATCTTATTTAGTTGAATAAATATAAGTTTACATTTATTGGAttgaatttttgttaaaaatataaatagtaccaaaatttgtttaaaataaatTGCATACTAAAAGAGCACGTTAACTCTATAAAATGAAATAAGATAGtaccaaaattacttaaaattgacactaaaaatttaataacacgacataaaaaatattaaatctttCTAAACAAAATTACACATTCAGTGAATTGAATGCTTatcttatatataaaataatacaaaaatctaaaaaataacactGAAATGTCTTCACTCTTGAAATTTTCAACTAAatgatgtgataaaattaaactcatttcatGAATACTTGAGTTACAGAttcacaaattttaataaaaaaaataagtgaaaGAATTTGTATATAATATCGCAAAATTAAGCATAACACAATAATTCTTCTTTTAAGAAAAGGATGACGTAtctgaaatataaaataatacaataattttttaattttgacaataaaattttattacaaaacacaaaaatttcttctttaatattgtatttttttttctttttattattcttctttcttgcttttttgtTGCTCTTAATTCGTCTTTTAGGAGCATTACTTCTTATATTAGATTTGAATGAACATGTCTGTACTGTATTGCAATcttatttagttgaatgaatgtaggttcacaCTTATTTGAGTTGAATTCTTGTTAgaaacaaaaataacaccaaaatatgTTGACTCTAATACCGAAATGTCTTTACTCCAATACTAAAATTTTCAACTAAATAATGTGATAGAATTAAGAATTTATTTTATGAAAACTTGAGTTGCaaatttacaaattttaatagaaaagaaataaataaaaattttgtagaTAACACAGTGAAATTAAATATAACAAGTACGAAAATTTGA
This region of Arachis hypogaea cultivar Tifrunner chromosome 8, arahy.Tifrunner.gnm2.J5K5, whole genome shotgun sequence genomic DNA includes:
- the LOC112706494 gene encoding uncharacterized protein isoform X15, with the translated sequence MDQHHSHYVHHHHHSHHDHNNDDNNTNHTRYAPPPPHHNHSHLPPPPPPPPSLPTPPAPPPQAQPLRYRTIRTPPPPPPYAPNNNHPPSHQNQFPQFNSPNYPNRPFQEEHPISNNHNQPFSQSPRIASRILPGDPFPRRNFPRFDTETRWDPNPGRRIAPDCLLPRNYTPVDLDSELRQHREGVSLPPSAYPAEKIRYDPDRSRWRLEYEYEGNPRKDEEFGCGSGNDANYHNYHRRGVGDLPPRHDLPNGGFGRAPPAMSREINIDLKPGGYVRGYSVEFEDKIPRVGRRDGHGEGKRWLNERRGPKELPDSRFELGTGEIGFAKNVDDDFRVGTREEYGWESGRYSGRGNNREFGHELWRPSLKKQVQKKSALLRIQNAKPSYRNREIEQLRNAGYSAESNTNDFRGKEQCGHVGHGMKQEEREGSPVELDISFESNSLVAKAIVTASTSTVVTDTNMNSVSDADLTPSEKRKKVSVSDSDCSGLEAAKVSRDVVTLNSSSCKVNDCSGSVNDLSLQNNVVNPCSQPCTRETDSVKNEVAGGSTKIHSGKSSPRVVKKKKVVKRVVKKVVGNPKSTMSNSRSVNKVHGCVQPDRVIPSSSSVSVPNKVEPCLEQKNITVDKMSMPGHSSYNLSKDRNQLLEDRNGDLTLLSLGPHSRSRECETDEDSDTQKGAARFESGLNIPNSQSCASTGEAKKIDSECLDANNSVHDLRRMPDTNMVPELLNGSTSKINDVGCDIKQLCQNQESQSCENYSNVRCPQNGFVIDVVDDSVLSSADNIGKSDHTNTYNSASSVYGLISGDLKGSKEKLTVTECGLTGESGFGLMVPTIITKYAILEENPDVINPASSSAMSAPSNSGKIKIHSGTDCIQNAIAVTQGSYSGLVNLEDGTAGQCSDITNDAVKDVSPSYAAISSENCGKEEPFSSSNLSVGFGEGDINNMKKRKARTHSKFLHSKMEGISPKPVNSVSHANDWDTASSVKVKDACCSEVLDQSVQSLGSNLESCLNGIITLHGKKELSEAELCVRDNEIDDANYLSLLSKGIKVTTTSELSDAVVVSKSCADFPVSFSDKQAPEKEVALSSMDVLFSAQSLSCSEDSRKLSDNFVGGSCDARYANNETMSSDHFELKNSDFASYSLREDLDIQFPLLDGECKENGTQMQTDILASGYNKGDMKDSLIHQQSIVSHPSDGDLEEDAPEAPSDVCSQGISEAPERGNLNCTSIQDENNCGDISAVEHGSDLPTCTSPIQHTNKIMKSANATGHSNPVERNLMRQSSQVNSKVSNNGPVSYFSENGSKNTLGGAMPKTQKGRSFIISKSNSKTSASSTHLSNPRTWRRSGNNSQGSLPGNKLSPGKFLPKRQILDRKGNFQNTSYIRKGNSLVRQPTTVSFTQISSVNKSPLSLDELSKSTRSGSRIDVSDQLTLKTGVAEVPQQSQRKPSLSIGTLSEENISSPLVEPPSSGCYENASDPRKLIDINDTPNSSKDDSNQYETPDNQSSPLSKLENQVEANDGHISSFSTKRIVYTKPKTNQLVATSNSRDEKSQTAFSEGYYKRCKNQLVRNMNQTVAVPKATLDSDGQGSCKVLCNRKLSKRQLHKVAGRSFKSLRASLVWTLCGKKSPKNGHNSWHSQRVLPQLFPWKRPTYLRSVIHNSASCSNSTFLSAVSKKMLHFRKMDTVYTRSTRGFSLWKSKVLSVGGSSLKWSKSIEKNSKQANEEATLAVAAVERKKREQKDDESLSSATADSGLVVKRAYIPRRLVIGNDEYVRIGNGNQLIRDPKKRTRKLANEKVRWSLHTARQRLARKQKYCQFFTRFGKCNKEGGKCPYVHDPSKIAVCTKFLNGLCSTPSCKLTHKVIPERMPDCSYFLQGLCTNRNCPYRHVNVNPKASVCEGFLKGYCADGNECRKKHSCICPTFQATGTCTKGTRCKLHHPEKQKGKKRKRSGDQSNSNSRGRYFASVPINVSEAGIVVIPGQRDLSDDLEGELTDYISLQDDYTKTVGQSLALTLCDSDSLSLQLEDYEVNIKPTLLMKTKGTPRSSWSSVLQS